One Mycolicibacterium parafortuitum DNA segment encodes these proteins:
- a CDS encoding CoA-acylating methylmalonate-semialdehyde dehydrogenase: MTTRIPHFIDGKRSELSSTRTAGVLNPSTGEVAAEVLLASAADVDTAVASAVEAQKEWAAWNPQRRARVMMKFIELVNANVDELAELLSIEHGKTVADSKGDIQRGIEVIEFAIGIPHLLKGEFTENAGTGIDVYSIRQPLGVVAGITPFNFPAMIPLWKAGPALACGNAFILKPSERDPSVPVRLAELFLEAGLPAGVFQVVQGDKEAVDAILTHPDIQAVGFVGSSDIAQYIYSTAAAHGKRSQCFGGAKNHMIIMPDADLDQAVDALIGAGYGSAGERCMAISVAVPVGEETANRLRARLVERVNQLRVGHSLDPKADYGPLVTEAALNRVRDYIAQGVEAGAELVVDGRERTTDELTFDDQDLSKGFFIGPTLFDHVTTDMSIYTDEIFGPVLCIVRAKDYDEALSLPTKHEYGNGVAIFTRDGDAARDFVSKVQVGMVGVNVPIPVPVAYHTFGGWKRSGFGDLNQHGPASIQFYTKVKTVTERWPSGIKDGAEFVIPTMK, encoded by the coding sequence ATGACCACACGGATCCCCCATTTCATCGACGGAAAGCGCAGCGAGCTTTCGTCGACCCGCACCGCCGGCGTCTTGAACCCGAGCACCGGCGAGGTTGCGGCCGAGGTCCTGCTCGCCAGCGCCGCTGACGTCGACACCGCGGTCGCCTCCGCCGTCGAGGCCCAGAAGGAATGGGCCGCCTGGAACCCGCAGCGCCGCGCGCGCGTGATGATGAAGTTCATCGAACTGGTCAACGCCAACGTCGACGAGTTGGCAGAACTCCTGTCCATCGAACACGGCAAGACCGTCGCCGACTCCAAGGGCGACATCCAGCGCGGCATCGAGGTCATCGAGTTCGCGATCGGCATCCCGCACCTGCTCAAGGGTGAGTTCACCGAGAACGCGGGCACCGGCATCGACGTCTACTCGATCCGGCAGCCGCTCGGCGTCGTCGCGGGTATCACGCCGTTCAACTTCCCCGCGATGATTCCGCTGTGGAAAGCCGGCCCGGCGCTGGCCTGCGGTAACGCGTTCATCCTCAAGCCGTCCGAGCGCGACCCGTCGGTGCCGGTGCGGCTGGCCGAGTTGTTCCTCGAAGCCGGACTGCCCGCCGGGGTGTTCCAGGTCGTCCAGGGTGACAAGGAAGCCGTCGACGCGATCCTGACCCACCCGGACATCCAGGCCGTCGGCTTCGTCGGCAGCTCCGACATCGCGCAGTACATCTACTCGACCGCCGCTGCCCACGGCAAGCGTTCGCAGTGCTTCGGCGGCGCGAAGAACCACATGATCATCATGCCCGACGCCGACCTGGACCAGGCCGTCGACGCACTCATCGGCGCCGGCTACGGCAGCGCCGGCGAGCGCTGCATGGCGATCAGCGTCGCGGTGCCGGTCGGCGAGGAGACCGCGAACCGCCTGCGCGCCCGCCTGGTCGAGCGGGTCAATCAGCTCCGCGTCGGCCACAGCCTGGACCCGAAGGCCGATTACGGCCCGCTGGTCACCGAGGCCGCGCTGAACCGGGTCCGCGACTACATCGCCCAGGGTGTCGAGGCCGGCGCCGAACTGGTCGTGGACGGGCGCGAGCGCACCACCGACGAGCTCACCTTTGACGATCAGGATCTGTCGAAGGGGTTCTTCATCGGACCCACCCTGTTCGACCACGTCACCACCGACATGTCGATCTACACCGACGAGATCTTCGGCCCGGTGCTGTGCATCGTCAGGGCGAAGGACTACGACGAGGCCTTGAGCCTGCCGACCAAGCACGAGTACGGCAACGGCGTCGCGATCTTCACCCGCGACGGCGACGCCGCCCGCGACTTCGTGTCCAAGGTCCAGGTCGGCATGGTCGGCGTGAACGTGCCGATCCCGGTTCCGGTGGCCTACCACACCTTCGGTGGCTGGAAGCGGTCCGGATTCGGCGACCTCAACCAGCACGGCCCGGCATCGATCCAGTTCTACACCAAGGTCAAGACCGTCACCGAGCGGTGGCCGTCGGGAATCAAGGATGGCGCCGAGTTCGTCATCCCGACCATGAAGTAG
- a CDS encoding LLM class F420-dependent oxidoreductase: protein MSDTATTDPAPDTGGPSLKPALGRFGVWTGQPVTPEQAVEIEKLGYGTVWVGASPAAELDFVEPILEKTDTLQVATGIVNIWTADAGEVAKSYHRIEKAFPGRFLLGVGVGHPEHTQEYTKPYQALVDYLDALDAAKVPTSRMVVAALGPKVLKLAAQRSAGAHPYLTTPVHTGQARELLGPTVLIAPEHKVVLTNDADRAREIGRQTVDFYLGLSNYVNNWKRLGFTDEDLTPPGSDRFIDAVVAYGTPDEIAERLSEHLAAGADHVAIQVLGGSDELLSTLEELAGPLGLTARD from the coding sequence ATGTCCGACACCGCAACGACCGACCCCGCACCCGATACCGGCGGCCCGTCGCTGAAGCCCGCGCTCGGCCGGTTCGGGGTGTGGACCGGGCAGCCGGTGACGCCCGAACAGGCCGTCGAGATCGAGAAGCTCGGATACGGGACGGTCTGGGTCGGAGCGTCCCCGGCCGCTGAGCTGGACTTCGTCGAACCGATCCTGGAGAAGACCGACACGCTGCAGGTCGCGACCGGCATCGTGAACATCTGGACGGCCGACGCGGGCGAGGTGGCCAAGTCCTACCACCGCATCGAGAAGGCCTTCCCCGGCCGGTTCCTGCTCGGCGTCGGGGTGGGCCACCCCGAGCACACCCAGGAGTACACCAAGCCCTACCAGGCGCTCGTCGACTACCTGGACGCGCTGGACGCCGCGAAGGTGCCGACCAGCCGGATGGTGGTGGCCGCGCTCGGGCCCAAGGTGCTCAAGCTCGCCGCGCAGCGCAGCGCCGGCGCGCATCCGTACCTGACCACGCCGGTGCACACCGGCCAGGCCCGCGAGCTCCTCGGCCCCACCGTGCTGATCGCACCCGAGCACAAGGTGGTGCTGACCAACGACGCCGACAGGGCGCGCGAGATCGGCCGTCAGACGGTCGACTTCTACCTCGGGCTGTCGAACTACGTGAACAACTGGAAGCGGCTCGGTTTCACCGACGAGGATCTGACCCCGCCCGGCAGCGACCGGTTCATCGACGCGGTCGTCGCGTACGGCACGCCCGACGAGATCGCCGAGCGACTGTCCGAACACCTGGCGGCAGGTGCCGACCATGTCGCGATCCAGGTGCTCGGCGGCAGCGACGAACTGTTGTCGACGCTGGAGGAACTCGCCGGACCGCTGGGGCTCACGGCGCGGGATTGA
- a CDS encoding LLM class F420-dependent oxidoreductase, giving the protein MTDTPLTDTKPDLGAFGSFGRGVTPEQATQIEALGYGAVWVGGSPPAELDWVEPLLAATTTLKVATGIVNIWTAAAGPVAESFHRIEAAHPGRFLLGIGVGHPEAHQQYRKPIDALTEYLDKLDEYGVPRARRVVAALGPKVLRLSASRAAGAHPYLTTPEHTARARDLIGPEAFLAPEHKVVLTSDERSREEHVTDERSREEHVTDERSREEHVTDERSREEHVTNADEAREVGRKALDIYLNLANYLNNWKRLGFSDQDVAKPGSDRLVDAVVAYGTTDQIAARLREHLDAGADHVPVQVLTGPDKLVPALAELAGPLGLNG; this is encoded by the coding sequence ATGACTGACACACCACTGACCGACACGAAGCCCGACCTGGGGGCCTTCGGATCCTTCGGCCGCGGGGTCACCCCCGAACAGGCCACGCAGATCGAGGCGCTGGGGTACGGCGCCGTCTGGGTCGGCGGATCCCCGCCCGCCGAACTCGACTGGGTCGAGCCCCTCCTGGCGGCCACCACCACCCTGAAGGTCGCCACCGGCATCGTGAACATCTGGACCGCCGCAGCCGGTCCGGTCGCCGAATCGTTTCACCGCATAGAGGCCGCCCACCCGGGCCGCTTCCTGCTCGGTATCGGCGTCGGCCATCCCGAGGCCCACCAGCAGTACCGCAAGCCGATCGATGCGCTCACCGAGTACCTCGACAAGCTCGACGAGTACGGCGTCCCCCGCGCACGCCGCGTCGTCGCCGCGCTCGGGCCCAAGGTGCTGCGGCTCTCGGCGTCGCGTGCGGCCGGCGCGCATCCGTACCTGACCACACCGGAGCACACCGCGCGGGCGCGCGACCTGATCGGACCCGAAGCGTTCCTGGCCCCGGAACACAAAGTGGTGCTGACTTCCGACGAGCGCTCGCGCGAGGAGCATGTCACCGACGAGCGCTCGCGCGAGGAGCATGTCACCGACGAGCGCTCGCGCGAGGAGCATGTCACCGACGAGCGCTCGCGCGAGGAGCATGTCACCAATGCCGACGAAGCCCGCGAGGTCGGCCGCAAAGCGCTCGACATCTATCTGAACCTGGCCAACTACCTGAACAACTGGAAACGCCTCGGCTTCAGTGATCAAGACGTCGCCAAACCGGGTAGTGACCGACTGGTGGACGCCGTGGTCGCCTACGGCACCACCGACCAGATCGCCGCGCGGCTACGAGAACATCTCGACGCCGGCGCCGACCATGTGCCCGTACAGGTGCTGACCGGACCCGACAAGCTGGTGCCTGCGCTGGCCGAACTCGCCGGACCGCTGGGACTGAACGGATAA
- a CDS encoding LpqN/LpqT family lipoprotein produces the protein MRSSTTLSVLAAAALAVALTVAGCGSSGEKAAETTSAATETTETTGTPETTATPETAAMDDQTVGEYLTANGVSQTIVKANEPGVPMVDLPMPDGWESIPENDLPQDAYGAIVLSAVKDSPNPPVIIARMARLEGGTFEVAKILELSPNAVTRLQGWDGPTTGTPSDLDGSAAVDIAGNATIDDAPGFVARKSVVIEGPQNTYILALDAQGPADQAPVMLEAMGVIDDGTTINPAP, from the coding sequence ATGCGCTCATCGACGACACTCAGCGTTCTTGCGGCGGCCGCACTGGCCGTCGCGCTGACCGTGGCCGGCTGCGGTTCCAGCGGAGAGAAGGCTGCCGAGACCACGAGCGCGGCCACTGAAACCACTGAAACGACTGGAACCCCCGAAACCACCGCGACCCCCGAAACGGCCGCGATGGACGACCAGACGGTCGGGGAGTACCTCACCGCCAACGGCGTCTCGCAGACCATCGTCAAGGCCAACGAGCCCGGTGTGCCGATGGTGGACCTTCCGATGCCCGACGGCTGGGAGTCGATCCCCGAGAACGACCTGCCGCAGGACGCCTACGGGGCGATCGTGTTGTCGGCGGTGAAGGACTCCCCGAACCCGCCGGTGATCATCGCCAGGATGGCGCGACTGGAGGGTGGCACCTTCGAGGTCGCCAAGATCCTCGAGCTGTCACCGAACGCGGTGACACGGCTGCAGGGGTGGGACGGCCCGACAACAGGGACCCCGAGCGATCTCGACGGAAGCGCGGCGGTCGACATCGCGGGCAACGCGACCATCGACGATGCGCCCGGTTTCGTCGCCCGCAAGTCGGTGGTGATCGAAGGGCCGCAGAACACCTACATCCTCGCGCTCGACGCGCAGGGCCCGGCCGATCAGGCACCCGTGATGCTCGAGGCGATGGGCGTGATCGACGACGGGACGACAATCAATCCCGCGCCGTGA
- the rfbB gene encoding dTDP-glucose 4,6-dehydratase produces the protein MRLLVTGGAGFIGANFVRTTVRERPDVRVTVLDSLTYAGSRESLAEVDADIRLVQGDITDAGLVGALVTESDAVVNFAAETHVDNALADPEPFVRSNVVGTFTILEAVRHASAAEPVRLHHVSTDEVYGDLALDQPARFTETTPYDPSSPYSATKAASDMLVRAWVRSYGVAATLSNCSNNYGPFQHVEKFIPRQITNILTGRRPKLYGTGANVRDWIHVDDHNSAVWRVLSDGAVGRTYLIGADGERDNLSVLRMILRLMGRSPDDFDHVTDRAGHDLRYAIDATPLRDELGWRPAHADFEAGLRDTIEWYRDNESWWAPIKDAVETAYEARRQ, from the coding sequence ATGCGGTTGCTGGTCACCGGGGGAGCCGGGTTCATCGGCGCCAACTTCGTCCGCACGACGGTGCGCGAACGTCCCGACGTGCGGGTGACGGTGCTGGACTCGCTGACCTACGCCGGAAGCCGGGAGTCACTCGCCGAGGTGGACGCCGACATCCGGTTGGTTCAGGGGGACATCACCGATGCCGGCCTGGTCGGCGCGCTCGTCACCGAATCCGACGCCGTCGTGAACTTCGCCGCCGAGACGCACGTCGACAACGCCCTCGCCGACCCCGAACCGTTCGTGCGCTCCAACGTGGTCGGGACGTTCACCATCCTGGAGGCCGTCCGCCACGCGTCGGCGGCGGAACCGGTTCGCCTGCATCATGTCTCGACCGACGAGGTGTACGGCGACCTCGCCCTCGACCAGCCGGCACGGTTCACCGAGACGACTCCCTACGACCCGTCGAGCCCGTACTCGGCGACGAAGGCCGCCTCAGACATGCTGGTGCGCGCATGGGTGCGTTCCTACGGTGTCGCGGCGACGCTGTCGAACTGCTCGAACAACTACGGGCCGTTCCAGCATGTGGAGAAGTTCATCCCGCGCCAGATCACCAACATCCTCACCGGGCGGCGCCCGAAGCTCTACGGCACCGGTGCCAACGTGCGCGACTGGATCCACGTCGACGACCACAACAGCGCGGTGTGGCGGGTGCTCTCCGACGGCGCGGTCGGGCGCACCTATCTGATCGGAGCCGACGGCGAGCGCGACAACCTGTCGGTGCTGCGGATGATCCTGCGGCTGATGGGCCGCTCCCCCGACGACTTCGACCACGTCACCGACCGCGCCGGACACGATCTGCGGTACGCGATCGACGCCACCCCGCTGCGCGACGAGCTCGGGTGGCGGCCGGCCCACGCCGACTTCGAGGCCGGCCTGCGCGACACCATCGAGTGGTACCGCGACAACGAATCATGGTGGGCCCCAATCAAAGACGCCGTCGAGACGGCGTACGAGGCGCGTCGGCAGTAA
- a CDS encoding acyl-CoA dehydrogenase family protein, which yields MFELDDDERVITETAAAFATKRLAPHALDWDADKHFPVEALREAAELGMGAIYCSEEVGGSGLRRLDAVRIFEELAAADPAIASFISIHNMCAWMIDTYGTPEQRKTWVPRLASMDSIASYCLTEPGAGSDASALRTRAVRDGDCYVLDGVKQFISGAGTSDVYVVMARTGVDGPRGISTFVVEKDTPGLSFGPNEAKMGWNAQPTAQVIFEKVRVPADAMLGGADGEGTGFGIAMNGLNGGRINIAACSLGGARSAHEKAAGYVRDREAFGGSLLDEPTIRFTLADMATSLQTSRMMLWRAASALDAGDPDKVELCAMAKLYVTDACYDVADSALQLHGGYGYLKEYGLEKILRDLRVHRILEGTNEIMRVVIGRAEAARARAAV from the coding sequence GTGTTCGAACTGGATGACGACGAACGCGTCATCACCGAGACGGCTGCCGCGTTCGCCACCAAACGCCTTGCCCCGCATGCCCTGGACTGGGATGCCGACAAGCACTTCCCCGTCGAGGCGCTGCGGGAGGCCGCCGAACTCGGCATGGGCGCGATCTACTGTTCCGAAGAGGTCGGCGGCAGCGGCCTGCGCCGCCTCGACGCGGTCCGCATCTTCGAGGAGCTGGCCGCCGCCGATCCCGCGATCGCGTCGTTCATCTCGATCCACAACATGTGCGCGTGGATGATCGACACCTACGGCACGCCCGAACAGCGCAAGACGTGGGTGCCGCGGCTGGCGTCGATGGACAGCATCGCCAGCTACTGCCTGACCGAACCGGGTGCCGGCTCCGACGCGTCGGCGCTGCGCACCCGGGCGGTCCGCGACGGTGACTGCTACGTGCTCGACGGCGTCAAACAGTTCATCTCCGGTGCCGGAACCTCCGACGTCTACGTGGTGATGGCGCGCACCGGAGTCGACGGCCCGCGCGGGATCTCCACGTTCGTCGTCGAAAAGGACACGCCGGGGCTGAGTTTCGGCCCCAACGAGGCGAAGATGGGCTGGAACGCCCAGCCGACCGCCCAGGTGATCTTCGAGAAGGTCCGCGTGCCCGCCGACGCGATGCTCGGCGGCGCCGACGGGGAGGGCACCGGGTTCGGCATCGCGATGAACGGCCTCAACGGCGGGCGGATCAACATCGCGGCCTGCTCGCTGGGCGGTGCGCGCTCGGCCCACGAGAAGGCCGCCGGCTATGTGCGGGACCGGGAGGCGTTCGGCGGGTCGCTGCTCGACGAGCCGACCATCCGCTTCACACTGGCCGATATGGCCACCTCGCTGCAGACCTCCCGGATGATGTTGTGGCGGGCGGCATCCGCACTCGACGCCGGCGACCCCGACAAGGTCGAGCTGTGCGCGATGGCCAAGCTGTACGTGACCGACGCCTGTTACGACGTGGCCGATTCCGCGCTGCAGCTGCACGGCGGCTACGGGTATCTCAAGGAGTACGGGCTGGAGAAGATCCTGCGCGATCTTCGCGTTCACCGGATCCTCGAAGGCACCAATGAAATCATGCGCGTGGTGATCGGCCGGGCCGAAGCGGCCCGGGCCCGAGCCGCCGTCTAA